A window of the Synechococcus sp. LTW-R genome harbors these coding sequences:
- a CDS encoding site-specific integrase, whose amino-acid sequence MLKGVAELLLYPAMGRPQKVIQQRANGTYYVRLHKDGRRLTRSLGTKDPLVAASRASEAIRSLQEDERGLEAERWPGDEPAVIGEMQPDGTWVERETTWREIAEPEELLRTDWKDLLREAVAVRKRSEGKDFSDSWYTNNELAIRDCPFTLDEASPKAIRKWIESMGPSGKGYKGRTVEMRCGALSNLINVSIKSGLLEEFSNPFEKVSFTNKSTKHIYTASEEDYERMKAVLETAPTGTRLLLLIQMYGGTRVSEVQKREPKDFDLEAGTMTIPIGTGKNKSSERTIPLPSWLCEEIKAWGFQRSWPVTTGVNQRLSLAKKELTTHSFRHGFIRLSRELGCEPMAIEAFIGHRLPGMQATYGSGFSVNALAKAAAPIWKRIDELTSRA is encoded by the coding sequence TTGCTAAAAGGTGTTGCAGAACTGCTGCTTTACCCAGCAATGGGGAGACCGCAAAAGGTCATTCAGCAACGCGCCAACGGCACCTACTACGTCCGCCTCCACAAGGACGGCAGGAGGCTCACAAGGAGCCTTGGCACCAAGGACCCGCTCGTAGCGGCTTCAAGGGCCTCAGAGGCCATCAGAAGCCTTCAGGAGGACGAGCGCGGGCTTGAGGCGGAGCGCTGGCCCGGAGACGAACCGGCCGTCATCGGTGAAATGCAGCCCGACGGGACGTGGGTAGAGCGGGAAACAACCTGGCGGGAAATCGCTGAGCCAGAAGAGCTTTTGAGAACGGACTGGAAGGACCTCCTCAGGGAAGCCGTGGCAGTCAGGAAGCGCTCTGAAGGCAAAGACTTCTCAGACAGCTGGTACACGAACAACGAGCTCGCCATTCGCGACTGCCCTTTCACGCTCGATGAAGCCTCTCCGAAGGCCATCCGTAAATGGATCGAGTCAATGGGGCCAAGCGGCAAGGGCTACAAGGGCCGCACTGTGGAAATGCGATGCGGCGCACTGAGCAACCTGATCAATGTCTCGATCAAGTCAGGTCTGCTCGAGGAGTTCTCGAACCCGTTTGAAAAGGTCAGCTTCACGAACAAGAGCACGAAGCACATCTACACAGCATCAGAAGAGGACTACGAACGGATGAAAGCTGTCCTGGAGACAGCCCCAACCGGAACACGACTGCTGCTTCTGATCCAGATGTATGGGGGGACGCGAGTCAGCGAGGTGCAAAAGCGCGAGCCAAAGGATTTCGACCTCGAAGCAGGGACGATGACGATTCCGATAGGTACAGGCAAAAACAAGTCGTCAGAGCGCACCATTCCGCTTCCCTCGTGGTTGTGCGAAGAGATAAAAGCCTGGGGCTTTCAGAGAAGCTGGCCTGTGACGACGGGCGTGAATCAAAGACTGAGCCTGGCCAAGAAAGAGCTAACGACTCACTCGTTTCGGCATGGCTTTATTCGGCTGAGCCGCGAACTGGGCTGCGAGCCGATGGCCATCGAAGCCTTCATCGGTCACCGCCTACCGGGAATGCAGGCCACATATGGATCGGGATTCTCAGTGAACGCTCTTGCAAAAGCAGCTGCACCAATCTGGAAAAGAATCGACGAGCTGACTAGTCGCGCATAG
- a CDS encoding ribose-phosphate pyrophosphokinase, translating to MTSFLTAERVDQASMGHDTKRLRLFSGTSNQALAREIGAYLGVPDGPRVIKRFADGELYIQIQESIRGCDVFLIQPTCAPVNDHLMELLVMVDACKRASARQITAVIPYYGYARADRKTAGRESITAKLVANLLAKSGVDRVLAMDLHSAQIQGYFDIPCDHIYGSPVLVDYLSGRDLGDVVVVSPDVGGVARARAFAKQLGDAPLAIIDKRRSGHNVAESLTVIGDVAGKTAIVIDDMIDTGGTICAGARLLRQNGATQVLACATHAVFSPPAVERLSEPGLFEEVIVTNSIPLSEDRHFPQLQVLSVANMLGEAIWRIHDESSVSSMFR from the coding sequence GTGACCAGTTTCCTGACCGCAGAACGGGTCGATCAGGCAAGCATGGGCCACGACACCAAGCGCCTGCGCCTGTTCAGCGGCACCTCGAACCAGGCCCTGGCCCGCGAAATCGGCGCCTACCTGGGGGTCCCTGATGGCCCGCGGGTGATCAAACGCTTTGCGGACGGCGAGCTCTACATCCAGATCCAGGAATCGATCCGGGGCTGTGACGTCTTCCTGATCCAACCCACCTGCGCCCCGGTGAACGATCACCTGATGGAGCTGCTCGTGATGGTGGATGCCTGCAAACGGGCCTCGGCCCGGCAGATCACGGCGGTGATTCCCTACTACGGCTATGCCCGGGCCGACCGCAAGACGGCTGGACGCGAGTCCATCACCGCCAAGCTGGTGGCCAACCTGCTCGCCAAGTCGGGGGTGGACCGGGTCCTGGCCATGGACCTGCACTCCGCCCAGATCCAGGGCTATTTCGATATCCCCTGCGACCACATCTACGGCTCACCGGTGCTGGTGGATTACCTCTCCGGCCGTGACCTCGGTGATGTCGTGGTGGTCTCCCCGGACGTCGGTGGTGTGGCCCGGGCCCGCGCCTTCGCCAAGCAACTCGGCGACGCCCCGCTGGCGATCATCGACAAGCGCCGCTCGGGCCACAACGTGGCCGAGAGCCTCACGGTGATCGGCGATGTGGCCGGCAAGACCGCGATCGTGATCGACGACATGATCGACACCGGCGGCACCATCTGCGCCGGCGCCCGCCTGCTGCGGCAAAACGGCGCCACCCAGGTGCTGGCCTGTGCCACCCACGCCGTCTTCTCCCCGCCTGCGGTCGAGCGCCTCTCTGAGCCGGGACTCTTCGAGGAGGTGATCGTCACCAACTCCATCCCCCTCAGCGAAGACCGCCACTTCCCGCAGCTCCAAGTGCTCTCAGTCGCCAACATGCTCGGTGAGGCGATCTGGCGCATCCACGACGAGAGCTCCGTGAGCTCGATGTTCCGTTGA
- a CDS encoding LCP family protein produces MANRPQRSARQRASIRLLAAGAGIVAGLGTLSRVWPLQDHSAKEDGPPSADALAERPNRALNVLLIGSDADHQGAISNGAAPAGPANSDALLLVHIDPDGPVQVMNLPVEGAVRLPGDATPVPLGSLYRRGGTALVASASAELLGLPEGEPERYVVLPRTALRELVDGMGRLELAPDRTMAYTDQSQKLTIALQGGLQQLNGAQVEQYLRFKDPLNGQERRRDRQELAITTLLRQMRQGTQLQRLPSLVSELRPQVDSNLSPQEVLSLMAVALEPGQTVQFQTLSLRPALNGKASMRELEERRLQPRWPQ; encoded by the coding sequence ATGGCGAATCGCCCGCAGCGCAGTGCTCGCCAACGGGCCTCAATCCGTCTCTTGGCCGCTGGGGCGGGAATCGTGGCGGGCCTAGGGACCCTGAGCCGGGTCTGGCCCCTTCAAGACCACTCCGCCAAAGAGGACGGTCCGCCCAGCGCCGATGCCCTGGCGGAGCGGCCAAACCGGGCCTTGAACGTGCTGCTGATCGGCAGTGACGCGGACCATCAAGGCGCCATCAGCAACGGGGCCGCCCCCGCCGGACCCGCCAACAGCGACGCGCTGCTGCTGGTCCACATCGACCCCGATGGCCCCGTGCAGGTCATGAATCTGCCGGTCGAAGGGGCCGTGCGCCTGCCTGGGGATGCAACGCCGGTCCCCCTCGGAAGCCTTTACCGGCGCGGCGGCACGGCCCTGGTGGCCAGCGCCAGCGCCGAGCTGCTCGGGCTCCCGGAGGGAGAACCAGAGCGATACGTCGTGCTGCCCAGAACCGCCCTGCGGGAGCTGGTGGATGGAATGGGTCGTCTGGAGCTGGCCCCTGACCGGACCATGGCCTACACCGATCAAAGCCAGAAGCTGACCATCGCCCTGCAGGGGGGCCTGCAACAGCTCAATGGCGCCCAAGTGGAGCAGTACCTGCGCTTCAAGGACCCCCTGAACGGGCAGGAGCGCCGCCGGGACCGCCAGGAGCTGGCGATTACGACCCTGCTGCGTCAGATGCGCCAGGGAACCCAGCTCCAGCGCCTGCCGTCCCTGGTCAGCGAGCTGCGGCCCCAGGTGGACAGCAACCTCAGCCCCCAGGAGGTGCTGAGCCTGATGGCGGTGGCCCTTGAGCCCGGCCAGACCGTCCAGTTCCAGACCCTGAGCCTGCGGCCGGCCCTCAATGGGAAGGCATCGATGCGGGAGCTGGAGGAGCGGCGGCTGCAGCCCCGCTGGCCGCAATAA
- a CDS encoding COP23 domain-containing protein, whose product MRLHALAVASVLAVQPSVHAAEPLASSISCMDAEGIPATVVSTKSGKRVPIIYWKSETFSSSGWNPTRRCKEVSARFQEYHQAGTLEFITTGRMNGMPVLCVSKTDGGGCAGLLYTLKPGQNATATLKKLFDIRNKPGAAPLEETTARLYVNFETVVRNKAASGVTSSPSLVKPVAGPNQSAPLF is encoded by the coding sequence ATGAGGCTTCACGCCTTGGCAGTTGCGAGCGTCCTTGCGGTTCAGCCATCTGTACACGCGGCTGAACCTCTTGCATCCAGCATCTCCTGCATGGATGCTGAAGGAATCCCGGCGACCGTGGTCTCCACCAAGAGCGGCAAGCGGGTCCCGATCATCTACTGGAAGAGCGAGACCTTCAGCAGCTCAGGCTGGAACCCAACTCGCCGCTGCAAAGAAGTCTCCGCTCGTTTCCAGGAGTACCACCAAGCAGGAACACTGGAGTTCATCACCACTGGTCGGATGAACGGAATGCCAGTGCTTTGTGTCTCCAAGACCGACGGCGGCGGCTGCGCTGGTCTCCTCTACACGCTTAAGCCTGGTCAGAACGCAACTGCAACACTCAAGAAGCTCTTTGACATTAGAAATAAGCCTGGTGCAGCTCCTCTTGAGGAGACAACCGCTCGTCTCTACGTGAACTTCGAGACTGTCGTCCGAAACAAGGCTGCATCAGGGGTGACGTCCAGTCCGTCCTTGGTGAAGCCTGTAGCTGGTCCGAATCAGTCTGCACCGCTTTTCTGA
- a CDS encoding serine protease: MTLGTFGCSPDAGKTENIDLKPKRLELLSKSSKTLSEKEVQKIAEDIVVMIEGPADPGSGFLLSHSDGEYTVATAWHVLRSAQAGDELWIHTSDNKKHRSSMDTITRVPGVDLGIVTFKSEARYSVAQIERNDFVDSGDVIYVSGYPKPTTSIPVQLLRTLSGKIVGISSKKIPDGYQLLYTNKTLPGMSGGPVLSARGGVIGVHGRAETDIALTEQAQVAVKTGTNQGVPVEYLLKAIDRVDLIETNRVRGKENEYIAKAIQLVEESKRMHMLLVYESEAFASNESKVVPASLTKRALEMVNKAIEINPQGYYYYLRGKYRFNCINYSLACGNGGSKSIKEDFRKAIELEPDLAEAYVALAKETSAYEDRDEVLRLTEKAISLNPRLVDAHIRKSFVAGLITDSEEAGISGEQWGRLHDQRRQASIDVLRRALKIMPLSYELNRELADKLKSFAWQLNEANPQYRRLLKESVDLYTKAISIKPIDEYGIGSDYQMRSSAYRSLGDFTKARNDEIAAVEMILSGNFPENKWLGKLASAYQSIGDFEDKLGNLESARSYYKKSIETLNIEPAKNALGVSIELHLNEIQRSAQKKMTLAYKNGDLDESCLDFDLWLATHEAGIRWYWFPESEELDSWKERCSGKVSPYRSVVQARKGKYYF; this comes from the coding sequence GTGACTCTCGGAACATTTGGCTGCTCGCCCGATGCTGGAAAAACAGAGAATATTGATTTAAAGCCGAAACGACTTGAGTTACTCAGTAAATCAAGCAAGACACTTAGCGAAAAGGAAGTTCAGAAGATTGCAGAAGACATTGTGGTTATGATTGAAGGCCCCGCTGATCCTGGCAGTGGATTTCTTTTATCACACAGTGATGGCGAATACACCGTAGCGACGGCATGGCACGTCCTAAGGAGTGCACAAGCAGGCGATGAATTATGGATACACACGTCTGACAACAAGAAACACAGATCATCCATGGACACTATAACTAGAGTGCCCGGCGTTGACCTGGGCATCGTAACATTCAAGTCAGAGGCTAGATATAGTGTTGCTCAAATCGAAAGGAACGACTTCGTAGATTCTGGCGATGTAATATATGTCTCTGGGTACCCCAAGCCGACTACCTCTATACCAGTGCAGCTTCTGAGAACACTCTCAGGCAAGATTGTTGGAATTAGCTCAAAGAAAATACCTGACGGATATCAGCTTCTTTATACCAACAAAACTCTGCCCGGCATGAGTGGAGGACCTGTCCTAAGCGCCAGAGGAGGCGTCATCGGAGTGCACGGAAGAGCAGAAACGGATATTGCACTAACCGAGCAGGCGCAGGTAGCGGTTAAGACTGGCACCAATCAAGGAGTGCCCGTCGAATATCTTCTTAAAGCCATCGACCGAGTAGATCTGATCGAGACCAATAGAGTTCGCGGCAAAGAGAACGAATACATAGCAAAGGCCATCCAATTGGTAGAGGAAAGCAAGCGGATGCACATGCTACTTGTGTATGAGTCGGAAGCGTTTGCGAGCAATGAAAGCAAGGTTGTACCAGCATCGCTTACCAAGCGTGCGTTGGAGATGGTAAACAAGGCGATAGAAATAAACCCACAGGGCTACTATTATTACCTACGCGGCAAGTACAGGTTTAATTGCATAAACTATAGCCTCGCCTGCGGGAACGGTGGCTCAAAGAGTATTAAAGAGGATTTTAGAAAAGCCATTGAACTGGAGCCTGATTTGGCCGAAGCATATGTCGCCCTTGCAAAGGAGACGAGTGCATATGAAGACCGGGATGAAGTTCTACGCTTAACCGAAAAGGCTATTTCACTAAACCCACGGCTTGTCGATGCCCACATAAGAAAGTCATTTGTAGCAGGACTTATTACCGACAGCGAAGAGGCTGGTATTTCAGGTGAACAGTGGGGAAGACTTCACGATCAAAGGCGCCAAGCATCTATCGACGTTCTTAGAAGGGCCCTCAAGATAATGCCTCTAAGTTACGAGCTTAATCGGGAGCTGGCAGATAAGCTGAAGAGTTTTGCTTGGCAACTGAATGAGGCCAACCCGCAATATAGACGTCTTCTGAAAGAATCTGTTGATCTATACACAAAAGCAATCAGCATAAAACCAATAGATGAATACGGAATTGGCTCTGACTATCAGATGAGAAGCTCAGCCTACAGATCCCTAGGTGACTTCACCAAAGCAAGGAATGACGAGATAGCCGCAGTAGAAATGATACTTTCAGGAAATTTTCCAGAAAACAAATGGCTCGGAAAACTCGCAAGTGCCTATCAGAGTATTGGGGACTTTGAGGACAAACTGGGTAACCTAGAATCCGCCAGAAGCTATTACAAGAAATCAATTGAGACCCTTAACATTGAGCCCGCGAAGAATGCATTGGGAGTGAGCATCGAGCTTCACTTGAACGAGATTCAACGGTCGGCACAGAAGAAGATGACATTAGCATATAAGAATGGTGACCTTGATGAATCATGCCTTGACTTTGACCTTTGGTTAGCAACTCACGAAGCTGGAATCAGGTGGTACTGGTTCCCAGAGAGTGAAGAACTTGATAGCTGGAAGGAACGTTGTTCAGGCAAAGTCAGCCCATATAGGTCTGTTGTTCAGGCGAGAAAGGGAAAGTACTATTTTTGA